Proteins encoded by one window of Misgurnus anguillicaudatus chromosome 4, ASM2758022v2, whole genome shotgun sequence:
- the LOC129421014 gene encoding cannabinoid receptor 2, with translation MKEMTQKICASLTPKRSKQTKRRTNFHEDAHFMAHTDLAKSQSALEMTNSTCNLTDYMVLNDAEKVAIATICLLIAPFALLANILVLIVIGCSSHLRQHPSYLFMGSLALADTVACCVFTTIFLNFHLLNPDNCSDEYLLKLGGVTTAFTSSVGSLLLMAVDRYYVIFKAYKYNVLNRKRVVVGTVILWAVAFFIAFLPLMGWRCVNGQSCSKLFPYVHRYYLGFWAILVLVVLVLILAAYGIIVWKAHRHDTNMDAEHPGKARMRLDIRLAKTFSFILLILLVCWLPILSFMMADVVSEQISKLQGKVFAFCCLLCLVNSGINPLLYTLLCRELQAALASLLSGLRRWKGWCWSNTSPIT, from the exons ATGAAGGAAATGACTCAAAAGATTTGTGCGTCTCTCACACCAAAAAGATCAAAACAGACCAAACGACGCACAAACTTTCATGAAGACGCACACTTTATGGCTCACACAG ATCTGGCAAAAAGCCAAAGCGCACTGGAAATGACAAACAGTACTTGTAACCTGACCGACTACATGGTGCTGAATGATGCTGAGAAAGTGGCCATTGCCACAATTTGCCTCCTGATAGCACCCTTTGCCCTTCTAGCCAACATTCTAGTGCTGATTGTCATAGGTTGTTCCTCGCACCTGCGGCAACATCCATCATACCTCTTTATGGGCAGCTTGGCGCTGGCTGACACGGTCGCTTGCTGCGTTTTTACCACAATCTTCCTGAACTTCCACCTTTTGAATCCGGACAACTGCTCGGATGAATATCTCTTGAAACTGGGCGGCGTGACCACGGCATTTACGAGCTCCGTGGGAAGCCTTCTTTTGATGGCGGTGGACCGCTATTACGTCATTTTCAAAGCTTACAAATATAACGTGCTGAATCGAAAAAGAGTCGTGGTGGGAACTGTGATATTATGGGCTGTAGCTTTCTTCATTGCCTTCCTTCCTCTGATGGGCTGGAGATGTGTGAACGGTCAATCGTGTTCCAAACTCTTTCCTTATGTCCATCGTTACTATCTGGGATTCTGGGCCATTCTGGTGCTGGTGGTCCTCGTGCTCATTTTGGCGGCCTACGGCATCATAGTCTGGAAGGCCCACCGACACGATACCAACATGGACGCAGAGCATCCAGGAAAAGCACGTATGCGTCTGGATATCCGTTTGGCAAAGACTTTCAGCTTTATTTTGTTGATTCTGTTAGTGTGTTGGCTACCTATCCTTAGTTTCATGATGGCAGATGTCGTTTCAGAGCAAATTTCCAAACTACAAGGAAAGGTGTTCGCTTTCTGCTGTCTGCTGTGTTTGGTGAACTCTGGTATAAATCCGTTACTTTACACCCTGCTCTGCCGTGAGCTACAGGCTGCACTTGCTTCATTGTTGTCTGGTTTAAGGAGATGGAAAGGTTGGTGCTGGAGCAATACCTCACCTATTACATAA